One Paraburkholderia agricolaris genomic region harbors:
- the galE gene encoding UDP-glucose 4-epimerase GalE, translating to MTTKGTILVTGGAGFIGSHTCVELLNGGYDVVVIDNLVNSNRESLRRVEKITGKPVTFYEADARDEAALNRIFDAHPITGAIHFAALKAVGESVAKPVEYYSNNVGSLLALLGVMRDRKVKQFVFSSSATVYGVPKSSPIDESFPLSATNPYGQSKLIAEQVLRDLEVADPSWRIATLRYFNPVGAHESGLIGEDPAGIPNNLMPYVAQVAVGKLEKLRVFGGDYETPDGTGVRDYIHVVDLARGHLAALDALVKRDASFVVNLGTGQGYSVIDVVKAFEKAAGRPVPYEIVARRPGDVASCFADPAAALEVIGWRAEYGIERMCADHWRWQSTNPHGFA from the coding sequence ATGACCACGAAGGGTACGATTCTGGTAACGGGCGGTGCAGGATTTATCGGCTCGCACACATGTGTCGAACTGCTGAACGGCGGTTACGACGTCGTGGTAATCGACAATCTCGTGAACAGCAACCGCGAATCGCTGCGGCGCGTAGAAAAGATCACCGGCAAGCCCGTGACCTTTTACGAAGCCGACGCGCGCGACGAAGCAGCGCTCAATCGCATTTTCGACGCCCACCCGATCACCGGCGCGATCCACTTTGCGGCGCTCAAGGCGGTGGGTGAATCGGTCGCCAAGCCCGTCGAGTACTACAGCAATAACGTCGGCAGTTTGCTGGCGCTGCTCGGCGTGATGCGCGATCGCAAGGTGAAGCAGTTCGTGTTCAGTTCTTCCGCAACGGTGTACGGCGTGCCAAAAAGTTCGCCGATCGACGAATCGTTTCCGCTGTCGGCCACCAATCCATATGGACAGTCCAAGCTGATCGCCGAGCAGGTTTTGCGCGATCTGGAAGTAGCAGATCCTTCCTGGCGAATTGCGACCCTGCGCTATTTCAACCCGGTTGGCGCGCATGAGAGCGGCTTGATTGGAGAAGACCCGGCCGGCATCCCCAATAATCTGATGCCATATGTGGCACAGGTCGCAGTAGGCAAACTGGAAAAGCTGCGTGTATTCGGTGGCGACTACGAGACGCCGGACGGCACCGGCGTGCGCGACTATATTCACGTTGTGGACCTCGCGCGCGGGCATCTGGCCGCACTGGATGCGCTGGTCAAGCGCGATGCCAGTTTCGTCGTGAATCTCGGAACGGGCCAGGGGTATAGCGTGATCGACGTCGTCAAGGCGTTCGAGAAGGCCGCGGGCCGGCCGGTGCCCTACGAGATCGTGGCTCGCCGCCCCGGCGACGTGGCTTCGTGTTTCGCGGATCCCGCCGCGGCGCTGGAAGTCATTGGCTGGCGTGCGGAGTATGGGATCGAGAGGATGTGCGCGGATCACTGGCGGTGGCAGTCGACCAATCCGCACGGCTTCGCCTGA
- a CDS encoding glycosyltransferase, with protein sequence MKDIVHITEAFGGGVLSMLVELSNRAAEAGANVSVIYSLRRETPKDFARLFHPKVKMTYVAMCREISFKKDWSSLRELVQNLRDRNPEVIHLHSSKAGALGRAAAKIASPHAKVLYSPHGPAFLRRDVSATKQFAYLSFERLANYIGGTIVACSRSELHEIKGRVHARAAIMIENGVDVREIPVQCKRSDGRVVIGMTGRASFQKNHEVFIQLANELRDPAVSFVWIGGNAEDVPAPYQGDAVTCSGWVTRARALDLMSQLDVYVQTSRWEGMPLALIEAQVAGIPAVVTNVVGNRDVVIHGVTGFVASNAEEMAVYLDLLRNNWSLRQQMGAAARKRAVERFSMDAIFREWQQLYGLADERTATKEPLIADIALPYEVNR encoded by the coding sequence ATGAAAGACATCGTTCATATCACGGAAGCCTTCGGAGGGGGGGTTCTGTCGATGCTAGTCGAGCTTTCCAATCGCGCAGCAGAGGCCGGGGCAAATGTGTCAGTCATTTATTCATTACGGCGGGAAACACCTAAAGATTTCGCGCGTCTGTTTCATCCGAAGGTCAAGATGACATACGTCGCGATGTGCAGGGAGATCAGCTTCAAGAAAGACTGGTCGAGCCTGCGCGAACTGGTTCAGAACCTCCGCGATCGCAATCCTGAAGTCATCCACCTCCACTCGTCGAAAGCAGGCGCGCTTGGGCGCGCGGCGGCCAAGATCGCGTCGCCTCATGCCAAGGTGCTTTATTCGCCGCACGGTCCGGCCTTCCTGCGGCGCGATGTGTCGGCCACCAAGCAGTTCGCGTATTTGAGCTTCGAGCGCCTCGCCAACTATATCGGCGGCACGATCGTCGCCTGCTCGCGCAGCGAGTTGCATGAGATCAAGGGCCGAGTTCACGCGCGCGCCGCAATCATGATCGAAAACGGCGTAGACGTTCGTGAGATCCCTGTTCAATGCAAACGAAGCGACGGGCGGGTGGTAATCGGCATGACAGGGCGAGCGTCCTTCCAGAAGAACCACGAGGTATTCATTCAACTGGCGAATGAACTCCGGGATCCCGCCGTCAGCTTTGTCTGGATAGGCGGGAATGCAGAAGACGTGCCCGCGCCTTATCAGGGCGATGCCGTTACATGCAGCGGCTGGGTCACTCGCGCGCGTGCATTGGACCTGATGTCCCAGCTCGACGTCTATGTACAGACCTCCCGTTGGGAAGGCATGCCTCTCGCACTGATCGAAGCGCAAGTGGCAGGAATTCCTGCCGTGGTGACCAACGTAGTCGGTAATCGCGACGTCGTCATTCACGGCGTGACCGGCTTTGTCGCGTCAAACGCCGAGGAAATGGCCGTCTATCTCGACCTCCTGCGTAACAACTGGTCGCTTCGGCAGCAAATGGGCGCGGCAGCGAGAAAGCGCGCTGTCGAGCGCTTTTCCATGGACGCGATTTTTCGGGAATGGCAACAGCTCTACGGACTCGCCGATGAGCGCACCGCCACCAAAGAGCCCTTGATCGCCGACATCGCGCTTCCTTATGAAGTCAATCGCTAA
- a CDS encoding glycosyltransferase family 4 protein, with product MASSTPTFIYNGRFATQKTTGVQRVARELIAALGHLPDNGEVTVVVPPQPGLQSVGNTNTVKVGFGKGVFWEQLVLPFFAGRHRIVNLSNSASIFRFNQVIYMHDAAVFDTPAHFSRRFRAWYRLMFWILARTSSCVVTNSNFSRQRLAHHCGVPATRISVVPLGADHLDATVPDTSVLHEHGLTSKRFVLAVSSMNPTKNFGRILEAFRQLDDPTTDLVIVGMKNTSVFGNVQDVQGAAPNVKAVGYISDEKLKALYQHAHCFVYPSIYEGFGIPPLEAMRSGCPVIVARSAALPETCGDAALYCDPYSSEDIAEQLRTLLRSPELRKTLIERGLAHAAEYRWGVSAEMLSQVIDRSRRGA from the coding sequence ATGGCCTCGAGCACCCCGACGTTTATCTACAACGGCCGCTTCGCGACGCAGAAGACGACCGGCGTACAACGTGTGGCGCGCGAACTTATCGCCGCGCTCGGTCACTTGCCCGACAACGGCGAAGTCACCGTCGTTGTGCCGCCACAGCCTGGACTCCAGTCCGTCGGCAATACGAACACCGTCAAGGTCGGATTCGGCAAGGGCGTGTTCTGGGAGCAACTCGTTCTGCCGTTCTTCGCCGGCCGGCATCGTATTGTCAATCTCAGCAACTCGGCTTCTATCTTTCGCTTCAATCAGGTTATCTACATGCACGACGCGGCGGTGTTCGATACACCGGCCCACTTCTCGAGGCGTTTTCGCGCATGGTACCGGCTGATGTTCTGGATTCTTGCGCGCACTTCGAGTTGCGTCGTCACCAATTCGAACTTCTCGAGGCAGCGTCTCGCTCATCACTGTGGAGTACCCGCAACGCGAATCAGTGTCGTTCCGCTTGGCGCGGATCATCTGGATGCAACCGTACCCGATACCAGTGTGCTGCACGAGCATGGCTTGACGTCGAAACGTTTCGTGCTCGCGGTGAGCAGCATGAATCCGACCAAGAACTTCGGCCGGATACTGGAGGCCTTTCGCCAACTGGACGACCCCACGACCGATCTGGTGATTGTCGGGATGAAAAACACCAGCGTGTTTGGCAATGTTCAGGACGTGCAAGGCGCCGCGCCGAACGTCAAAGCAGTCGGCTATATCAGCGACGAGAAGCTGAAAGCGCTTTACCAGCACGCGCACTGTTTCGTCTATCCGTCGATCTATGAGGGATTCGGGATTCCGCCACTCGAGGCGATGCGCAGCGGCTGCCCGGTTATCGTGGCTCGATCGGCCGCGTTGCCGGAAACCTGCGGGGACGCCGCACTCTATTGCGATCCCTACTCGTCAGAAGATATTGCGGAGCAACTACGCACGCTACTGCGCTCGCCCGAGTTGAGGAAAACTTTAATAGAACGGGGTCTGGCGCACGCGGCCGAGTATCGCTGGGGTGTAAGCGCGGAGATGCTCTCGCAGGTTATCGATCGATCCCGGCGCGGGGCATGA
- a CDS encoding glycosyltransferase produces the protein MSLFAKNIAGRHRQVTAISLPFTSEQIHRNPLALLSATWRTAALLRGLHLSKLVIAQGTIVSALAGLIAARLTRTIAVSYIPLVDDEAGAGAPATERIKFRVKRVLYQLPQQYITLNDHLRGKLAKLAPATPTAILENCVDDKFSNTALTRDAARSLLSLPQSGKFICTHIGRIHFQHKRQNFLLAAIERNPDRFINSLVLIVGDGPDAAKLLQAVQASEVLSRCVRIIGPQSDVLPYIVASDVIVLPSGYEGVPLVMIEAILAGRPIVASQVSALGSYLPAELLFPVHDQDAFVERIFAAQTYPLAELTASFRLRFSREAFDAQAQRVLLQPVPQRCFTDHLKHNPSDLGTK, from the coding sequence ATGTCCCTGTTTGCCAAAAACATTGCCGGGCGGCACCGTCAGGTCACTGCCATTTCATTGCCGTTTACCTCAGAACAGATTCACCGCAACCCTCTTGCGCTGCTGTCGGCCACATGGCGAACCGCAGCGCTTTTGCGCGGGCTTCATCTGTCGAAACTCGTGATCGCTCAAGGCACAATCGTATCCGCCCTCGCCGGCTTGATCGCCGCGCGATTGACCCGAACAATCGCCGTCAGCTACATCCCGCTGGTGGATGACGAAGCGGGAGCAGGAGCGCCCGCGACGGAACGTATCAAGTTTCGGGTCAAACGCGTGCTCTACCAGTTGCCGCAGCAGTACATCACGCTCAACGACCATCTACGCGGCAAACTGGCGAAACTGGCGCCGGCAACGCCTACTGCGATTCTGGAAAACTGCGTCGACGACAAGTTCAGCAATACCGCACTCACCCGTGACGCGGCGCGCAGCCTGCTTTCTTTGCCGCAGAGCGGAAAGTTCATTTGCACCCATATTGGCCGGATTCACTTTCAGCACAAGCGGCAAAACTTCCTGCTCGCAGCCATTGAGCGCAACCCGGATCGGTTTATCAATTCGCTTGTGCTGATCGTAGGCGATGGCCCGGACGCAGCGAAATTGCTGCAAGCCGTGCAAGCCAGCGAGGTCTTGTCTCGTTGCGTGAGGATCATCGGTCCGCAATCCGACGTGCTGCCTTATATCGTAGCGAGCGACGTGATCGTGCTGCCTTCAGGCTATGAAGGCGTGCCGCTCGTCATGATCGAGGCCATCCTGGCGGGCCGCCCGATCGTGGCCTCACAAGTATCGGCACTAGGCTCGTACCTGCCGGCGGAATTGCTGTTTCCGGTTCACGATCAGGACGCGTTCGTTGAAAGAATCTTTGCCGCGCAGACCTATCCGCTCGCCGAACTGACCGCCTCTTTCCGGCTGCGGTTTTCCCGCGAAGCGTTCGACGCTCAGGCACAGCGCGTACTATTGCAGCCCGTGCCGCAACGCTGCTTTACGGACCATCTTAAACACAATCCCTCGGATCTCGGCACAAAGTAG
- a CDS encoding MOP flippase family protein, translating to MSLREKAISGAKWSAASMISIISVQFLQVAILAHLLKPGELGLASMVSLVTTLADMFLDMGLSTAIVQRKNVAANELTSLYWLNVMFGAVLGALLLAGSGVAAWFFSEPELKTLVALAALMFFVSPHGLLYQSLMARELMFDMLSKIEVASSMVLFITTLVAALRGYGAYSPVIGALTAAVCRVVLLNLNGRKLHKPGLRFRLSDTRSYLSFGVFQAMDSMVNYLNGNFGGIVAGRVLGAATLGGYNLALNCAVNFPARLNPFFTRVLFPVFSIIQDDTAKLRQNYYKLTGFIAMFNFPLVFGLLVVAPDFVVCMFGEKWLWATPVLRVLCLVGAFRCLGNPVASLMMATANIRVSFWFNLIKTTVMLPAIILGAYLGGALGVAISLVTVEAITIMPMYHFMLKRVLGPSLGEFFNACFVPLRMTLPMVASVLVASELLNASSSGHVLRLIAEVTLGAAVFGVTFLLDRSLLCAEIRGIVFKMVRKAALRHGLQ from the coding sequence ATGTCGTTACGTGAGAAGGCGATTTCGGGAGCAAAGTGGTCGGCAGCATCAATGATCTCGATCATCAGCGTCCAGTTTCTGCAGGTGGCAATACTGGCGCACCTGCTGAAACCGGGCGAGCTGGGTTTGGCGAGTATGGTTTCATTGGTGACGACGCTGGCCGACATGTTCCTCGATATGGGATTGAGTACAGCGATTGTGCAGCGTAAGAATGTGGCGGCGAATGAGCTGACATCGCTGTACTGGCTCAACGTAATGTTCGGTGCGGTGCTTGGTGCACTTCTGCTGGCCGGCAGCGGCGTGGCGGCCTGGTTTTTCTCCGAACCCGAACTGAAGACACTGGTTGCCCTTGCCGCGCTGATGTTTTTCGTCTCGCCTCATGGCTTGCTGTATCAATCGCTCATGGCGCGCGAGTTGATGTTCGACATGCTCTCGAAGATCGAGGTGGCGTCGAGCATGGTGTTATTCATTACGACGCTGGTGGCCGCGTTGCGCGGCTATGGCGCTTACTCGCCGGTTATCGGTGCGTTGACCGCCGCGGTGTGCCGCGTGGTGCTGCTCAATCTGAACGGGCGCAAACTGCATAAGCCTGGATTGCGGTTCAGGTTGTCGGACACACGGTCATATCTCAGCTTCGGTGTCTTCCAGGCCATGGACTCGATGGTGAATTACCTCAACGGTAATTTTGGCGGCATTGTGGCGGGCCGCGTACTAGGGGCGGCGACACTTGGCGGCTACAACCTGGCGCTCAATTGCGCGGTCAATTTTCCAGCGCGACTGAATCCGTTCTTTACGCGCGTGCTCTTCCCGGTCTTCTCGATCATTCAGGACGATACGGCAAAGCTTCGTCAAAACTACTACAAGCTGACGGGCTTTATCGCGATGTTCAACTTTCCGCTCGTGTTCGGGCTGCTGGTCGTGGCGCCGGATTTTGTCGTGTGCATGTTCGGCGAAAAATGGCTCTGGGCGACACCGGTATTGCGGGTACTGTGCCTCGTGGGCGCGTTTCGTTGCCTCGGCAATCCAGTCGCCTCTTTGATGATGGCGACAGCGAACATTCGCGTGAGCTTCTGGTTCAACCTGATAAAAACGACGGTGATGCTGCCGGCCATCATCCTCGGCGCCTATCTGGGCGGTGCGCTCGGCGTCGCGATTTCGCTGGTCACGGTCGAAGCGATCACGATCATGCCGATGTATCACTTCATGCTGAAGCGCGTGCTCGGTCCGAGCCTGGGAGAGTTCTTCAACGCCTGTTTTGTACCGCTGAGAATGACGTTGCCCATGGTGGCAAGCGTGCTGGTCGCCTCCGAATTGCTTAACGCGTCGTCGAGCGGGCACGTCCTCAGGCTGATCGCGGAAGTCACACTCGGCGCGGCGGTGTTTGGTGTGACGTTCCTGCTCGATCGATCGCTACTTTGTGCCGAGATCCGAGGGATTGTGTTTAAGATGGTCCGTAAAGCAGCGTTGCGGCACGGGCTGCAATAG
- a CDS encoding polysaccharide biosynthesis tyrosine autokinase encodes MSSFYGQSAVGVFPAQNDGLTGLWRNIARHKLLFAAILGACCFAGGMYILLATPQYRADALLRVQIKPGASVSALSDVSGTTSADQSADDETDVLTSRTIVDEAIAQTGADINVQTDSHFPLIGRFLASRHAAATELQRPFLGLSGYAWGGEQLKPAVFEIPGAAFGDKFRVVTGEAGSWTLYDKDSHQLAQGRVGQTVPFQVATDEGSGPGQIRIDVLRARPGVEFTLSRVSTQTAYENITSQMKTTVSSQNSSVRDSSMLRLSYQTSSPIAAQSMVNAIVQAFIKRNIDDRAAQARMKLETLRARLPQLQADMHEAEDRFSDFRTQHQAIDMEQQGSALITNMTSLAERQRALRLEYDDKRQTFGPDSPVIRGLVQQLDQVNHDIAQNTEATKNMPATQREYVRLSSDAGIKKQLYIGVLANVNQLEVAAASTASGVSIMDWAIASEKPSWPRKTIILLGSILAGLFGGTLAVHLVSLNRRELRTPQEINTISDLPRLAVVARSRAQIRGDIDSRSRRAEPVKLLAVSSPGDPSVEALRALPSSVRTLLAGNGDGSTNKVILFTGPTQGVGKSFVSSNFAYLLSQTAASVLLIDGDMRQGKLSHLWKEEDRPGLAEVLKGTAQLEDAIVRNEGSHLSILGAGNPYPANPAELLGSPAFRDMLITLRERYDYVVIDSPPVLPVSDAVSIAAQGCDLVLLVSRADYTGSRQVEEALQRLANVGAKVGGHIFNGFLPSRYGERDDYALNGARRY; translated from the coding sequence ATGAGTTCATTCTACGGACAATCGGCAGTGGGTGTTTTTCCTGCCCAGAACGACGGGCTAACTGGCCTATGGCGAAATATCGCCCGGCACAAGTTACTGTTTGCCGCCATTCTCGGCGCTTGTTGCTTTGCCGGCGGCATGTACATTTTGCTTGCCACGCCGCAATACCGGGCTGACGCGTTGCTGCGCGTTCAAATTAAACCCGGTGCGTCAGTCAGCGCACTCTCCGATGTGTCCGGAACGACATCGGCAGACCAGTCCGCCGACGACGAGACCGATGTTCTCACGTCCCGCACCATCGTCGACGAAGCAATCGCGCAAACCGGTGCCGATATAAACGTGCAGACGGATAGTCACTTTCCGCTGATTGGCCGCTTCCTTGCATCCCGCCACGCAGCCGCCACCGAGTTGCAGCGTCCGTTCCTCGGATTGAGCGGCTATGCATGGGGCGGCGAGCAACTGAAACCCGCCGTCTTCGAGATACCGGGCGCTGCCTTCGGCGACAAGTTTCGGGTGGTGACGGGTGAAGCGGGCAGTTGGACCTTGTATGACAAGGACAGCCATCAGCTGGCGCAAGGCCGCGTTGGGCAGACAGTGCCGTTCCAGGTCGCGACAGATGAAGGGAGTGGGCCCGGGCAAATAAGGATCGACGTTCTGCGCGCACGACCGGGCGTGGAATTCACCCTCTCCAGGGTGTCCACGCAAACAGCCTACGAGAACATCACCAGTCAGATGAAGACTACCGTCTCGAGCCAGAACTCGTCGGTACGGGACTCCTCGATGCTGAGATTGAGCTATCAAACCAGCTCTCCGATTGCCGCCCAGTCGATGGTCAACGCAATCGTGCAGGCGTTCATCAAACGCAATATCGACGACCGCGCGGCTCAGGCACGCATGAAGCTGGAAACACTGCGGGCGCGCCTGCCTCAATTGCAGGCGGATATGCATGAGGCGGAAGACCGCTTTAGCGATTTCCGCACCCAGCATCAGGCGATCGATATGGAGCAGCAGGGCTCGGCGCTTATCACCAACATGACTTCGCTTGCCGAAAGACAGCGAGCTTTGCGACTCGAGTATGACGACAAGCGGCAGACATTCGGTCCGGATAGTCCCGTGATTCGAGGGCTGGTCCAGCAATTGGATCAGGTGAACCACGACATCGCGCAGAACACGGAAGCAACGAAGAATATGCCCGCCACGCAGCGTGAATATGTGCGGCTTTCCAGCGACGCCGGCATCAAGAAGCAGCTTTACATTGGCGTGCTCGCCAACGTGAACCAATTGGAAGTGGCTGCCGCGAGTACCGCATCCGGTGTGAGCATCATGGACTGGGCCATTGCGTCGGAAAAGCCTTCCTGGCCCCGCAAGACGATCATTCTGCTCGGTTCGATCCTGGCCGGTTTGTTTGGCGGCACGCTCGCCGTGCATCTCGTGTCGCTCAACCGCAGGGAACTCCGTACGCCGCAGGAAATTAACACTATCTCCGACTTGCCGCGTCTCGCTGTCGTGGCGCGCTCGAGAGCCCAGATTCGGGGCGATATCGATTCGCGAAGCCGTCGCGCCGAGCCGGTGAAGTTGCTGGCGGTGAGCAGCCCCGGAGACCCGAGCGTCGAAGCGTTGCGCGCATTGCCGAGCAGCGTGAGAACATTGCTGGCCGGTAACGGCGATGGATCGACGAACAAGGTGATTCTGTTTACCGGACCTACTCAAGGCGTAGGCAAGAGCTTTGTTTCGTCTAATTTTGCCTATCTGCTTTCGCAGACTGCGGCATCCGTTCTCCTGATAGACGGCGATATGCGGCAGGGCAAATTGAGCCATCTCTGGAAGGAAGAAGACAGGCCCGGACTGGCCGAGGTGCTCAAGGGAACGGCGCAGCTCGAGGATGCGATTGTGCGCAATGAAGGCAGCCATCTGTCCATTCTGGGTGCCGGTAATCCGTATCCGGCGAACCCCGCGGAGCTTCTCGGCAGTCCGGCGTTCCGGGATATGCTGATCACGCTTCGTGAGCGCTACGACTACGTGGTCATCGACTCGCCTCCGGTTCTGCCGGTGAGCGACGCCGTGTCGATCGCCGCTCAAGGTTGCGACCTGGTGCTGCTCGTTTCGCGTGCCGACTACACCGGTTCCCGCCAGGTCGAAGAAGCACTCCAGCGGCTCGCGAATGTCGGTGCAAAGGTGGGCGGGCATATTTTCAACGGCTTTCTTCCGTCGCGATACGGCGAACGTGATGACTATGCGCTGAACGGCGCCCGGCGCTATTAA
- a CDS encoding cellulase family glycosylhydrolase, whose product MGLVLALAGALAIRAFAIQAPPLVVLDDPAQSNERSYVDLPSFAASRANTGVAIHDIEDTRLLDAVKDVGFSFIRTDLFWEAVQAPDGWHFEKFDALVANLAQRKLGALFILGYKHYLFSPNQPPTTTNQLKAFYTYVYESVRRYSGAEVKFEVWNEENDAVYWLAPPSPSAYRNLLVTAVKAARAANPKAMIATGGVQEMDLGFVRSVGDISSETLRGPDAVSVHAYRQQYPETVFSDYRTLRKDLAGYRNSPAIWTTEWSYPSYGYVYVAKIGDGHSPRALALQAKYTVRRFLVDWMAGVGLTAYYDMRDDGKDPMNREHNFGLLDANNNKLPAYNASKYLFSFTENIASAKYFIDESGKYVVLKLATTTGASRYVVWSYGDGNVLNLDASHLPGRATITDMYGRVLKTPANGVLAVPETRGPIFVTV is encoded by the coding sequence ATGGGCCTCGTCCTTGCTCTCGCGGGTGCACTGGCTATTCGCGCCTTTGCCATACAGGCGCCGCCGCTAGTTGTTCTGGATGACCCGGCGCAATCGAACGAAAGATCGTACGTCGATCTGCCGTCATTCGCGGCATCGCGGGCTAACACCGGTGTGGCGATCCACGACATCGAGGATACGCGCCTGCTGGATGCGGTTAAAGATGTGGGCTTCTCGTTCATCCGCACGGATTTGTTCTGGGAAGCCGTGCAAGCGCCTGACGGCTGGCACTTTGAGAAATTCGACGCGCTCGTAGCCAATCTCGCGCAGCGAAAACTCGGCGCGCTTTTTATCCTCGGCTACAAGCACTATTTGTTCAGTCCGAATCAGCCGCCAACTACGACGAATCAGCTGAAAGCGTTCTACACCTATGTTTACGAGTCGGTACGCCGGTACAGCGGTGCCGAGGTCAAATTCGAAGTGTGGAATGAAGAGAACGATGCGGTGTACTGGCTCGCCCCCCCGTCGCCGTCGGCATACCGCAATTTGCTGGTGACGGCCGTGAAGGCAGCTCGGGCGGCCAACCCCAAGGCGATGATTGCCACGGGCGGCGTGCAGGAAATGGATCTGGGATTCGTGCGGTCAGTCGGTGACATTTCGAGCGAAACGCTGCGCGGACCGGATGCGGTCAGTGTGCATGCGTACCGTCAGCAGTATCCGGAGACGGTATTTTCGGATTACCGGACACTGCGTAAGGATCTGGCCGGCTACAGGAATTCACCCGCAATCTGGACGACGGAATGGTCTTACCCGAGTTATGGCTATGTGTATGTCGCCAAAATTGGCGATGGCCATTCGCCCAGGGCGCTTGCGCTACAGGCCAAATATACCGTTCGACGATTTCTGGTTGACTGGATGGCAGGCGTTGGACTCACGGCCTATTACGACATGCGCGATGACGGCAAAGATCCGATGAATCGCGAACACAATTTCGGCTTGCTGGATGCAAACAATAACAAGCTGCCGGCCTATAACGCATCGAAGTATCTGTTTTCATTTACGGAAAACATTGCCAGTGCAAAGTACTTTATCGACGAGAGCGGAAAATATGTCGTCCTGAAGTTAGCAACCACTACGGGCGCAAGCAGATATGTCGTGTGGTCCTATGGCGACGGAAATGTACTTAACTTGGACGCTTCGCATTTGCCTGGGCGTGCGACGATCACCGACATGTATGGACGAGTGTTAAAAACGCCTGCGAATGGCGTGCTTGCAGTCCCCGAAACGCGTGGTCCGATCTTCGTCACTGTTTGA
- a CDS encoding N,N-dimethylformamidase beta subunit family domain-containing protein, which produces MQLYPLQTSFTAADNLDLAVQPRRRFSIAIYQQRGEESLISVCGVTAVTTRDVTAKLINGNYVFESSRERKPVRFDSDWQWPTITVKPQAHVLESGAYAAIAYEVGKNGEPLTDLGRRCAARLPVFAGPPDSDSMALVVIRPRSPAASIAYVVPIATYHAYNSMGGGCFYGDPIYRTRPASKVSLLRPGGGLGIQIGHAEDPYDKRSPRQHFTHWDAKFIRWLYTQHLACDFYTDVDLHRGTDLDLSKYRCMLSVGHHEYWTQEMRDHVSRFIAGGGNLAVFSGNTCFRPIDFGTSGDLQNIKEMNRLADQWPDFNESNLIGLSYGYGGGSYGIWSRFRRKWVRTGREPVGFTVQHADHWAFDGTGLKNGQTFGAEDHLVGYEVDGVPPVPNGFVTLANTSRLVGWEIGGVGAMGMFKPELGDGLNQGWVFNGGTTDWPRVLGDSGATSHAIVSQITHNVIRRFTNAAVHDTSALGHSEHPMPIDAGNA; this is translated from the coding sequence ATGCAACTCTACCCACTTCAAACTTCGTTTACTGCCGCAGACAATCTCGACTTGGCAGTGCAGCCGCGCCGCCGGTTCTCCATCGCGATCTATCAGCAACGGGGCGAGGAGTCGTTGATCAGCGTATGCGGCGTGACGGCGGTGACGACGCGGGACGTGACGGCGAAACTCATCAACGGCAACTACGTATTCGAATCGTCGCGCGAGCGTAAACCGGTTCGATTCGACAGCGACTGGCAATGGCCGACGATCACAGTCAAGCCGCAGGCTCACGTGCTGGAAAGCGGAGCTTATGCGGCGATTGCTTACGAGGTCGGCAAGAACGGCGAACCGTTGACGGATCTGGGGCGTCGTTGTGCTGCGCGTCTGCCGGTCTTCGCCGGGCCGCCGGATAGCGACAGCATGGCACTGGTAGTGATCCGGCCGCGTTCGCCGGCGGCATCCATCGCGTACGTGGTGCCAATCGCCACCTATCACGCTTACAACTCGATGGGAGGCGGCTGTTTTTACGGCGATCCCATTTACCGCACGCGCCCCGCGTCGAAGGTGAGTCTTCTGCGACCAGGCGGCGGACTCGGTATTCAGATCGGTCATGCCGAAGACCCATACGATAAGCGCTCGCCCAGGCAGCACTTCACTCACTGGGATGCCAAATTCATCCGCTGGCTGTACACGCAACATCTTGCGTGCGATTTTTATACCGATGTGGATCTGCATCGTGGGACGGACCTCGATCTCAGCAAGTATCGCTGCATGCTGAGCGTCGGTCACCATGAATATTGGACCCAGGAGATGCGCGATCACGTCTCGCGCTTCATAGCCGGCGGCGGCAATCTGGCCGTGTTCAGCGGTAACACCTGCTTTCGGCCGATTGATTTCGGCACGAGTGGGGACCTGCAGAACATCAAGGAAATGAACCGGCTCGCTGACCAATGGCCGGATTTCAACGAGAGCAATCTGATCGGCTTGAGTTACGGCTATGGTGGCGGATCGTACGGTATCTGGAGCCGGTTCAGGCGGAAATGGGTGAGAACCGGACGCGAACCGGTGGGCTTCACCGTGCAGCATGCCGATCATTGGGCTTTCGATGGAACAGGTCTAAAGAATGGGCAGACGTTCGGCGCCGAAGACCATCTGGTCGGCTACGAAGTCGACGGCGTACCGCCCGTTCCGAACGGATTCGTGACGCTCGCCAATACGTCGCGGCTCGTCGGATGGGAAATCGGCGGCGTCGGCGCGATGGGCATGTTCAAGCCGGAACTGGGTGACGGGCTCAATCAGGGATGGGTTTTCAATGGCGGTACGACCGACTGGCCGCGCGTTCTGGGCGACAGCGGCGCAACCAGTCATGCAATCGTTTCGCAGATTACTCACAACGTGATTCGAAGGTTCACGAATGCCGCCGTTCACGACACATCGGCACTCGGGCATAGCGAACACCCAATGCCGATAGATGCGGGGAACGCATGA